A single Gambusia affinis linkage group LG20, SWU_Gaff_1.0, whole genome shotgun sequence DNA region contains:
- the zc3h7bb gene encoding zinc finger CCCH domain-containing protein 7B isoform X1, which produces MMDPERQRRREEIQRAMSFIQSSLPFPEPESYEAFLMQLVCNLLDEGNCCFRDGDWRQAAQQYGEGVSVARYAQAEAVIIPHELLESLYVNRAAAFYQMREYERGIQDCESALCVSEGSRRALYRKALCFRELGRLREAYESGTKCLLTAPHDVLVIDLAQDLACKLGLKGRKAYVSPQTESAAIEGESLGETSPPTGEMSSNGLESLGDMGPADLSNAQCIPAPLATPIPVSDDPTTTVVTSCTELSESPSSQTLPPMPYSVPVSEHMDECSSVMKDGLDSILDCMPKKVSESPVQGAIPTNLPNTAVGLRPPYSPGLPAPSPQLPPAFFSSPVSDMPPLESYPPVRDQGSTQAQDALGSFSTGTADGEGKGVAAGGLDSLSEYTLPGGRVCHSFIPGMRNHSAGHTNGPGGTNLSLLSRNPLAATHEFRQACHACYSRIGPRVMDYKYQPEAAHRCKRDVLLCRLRNTDDPTWKRIRPRPARNNFLGAFVLCKEVQERQECQYGENCTFAYCQEEIDVWTQERKGALSRELLFDPLGSTERRALSVTRLLQLHMGMFMFLCEECFDSKPRIISKRSKENLAVCSNLTARHPFDDNKCLVHVVRSANVRYSKVRPLHPLCQFDICRHEVRYGCQREDSCSFAHSVIELKCWVLQQDTGITHEEMVQESKRHWQRLEQNSQKQHKPMHISHPGSSLPAGGMAGLGGGEGVVAGGVGPVGGVGVGGLTGRGRPLNLKMKFVCGQCWREGQVNEPDKNLKYCTAKARHSWTKERRVLLVKSFEKKKWVVVRPLPFSRSYPQQYDMCVHVMKQKKCHYIGNCSFAHSLEERDVWTYMKNNNLRDMQQMYELWLQLTNQNRRTENSAVTPPPDDKQVTITADYTENLGGQHLSDGDDL; this is translated from the exons ATGATGGATCCGGAACGACAGAGGCGACGAGAGGAGATCCAGAGGGCAATGAGCTTTATCCA GTCGTCGTTGCCCTTTCCTGAACCAGAGAGTTACGAG GCCTTCCTGATGCAGTTGGTGTGCAACTTGCTCGACGAGGGGAACTGCTGCTTTCGAGACGGCGACTGGCGTCAGGCGGCTCAGCAGTACGGGGAGGGGGTCAGCGTTGCCCGCTACGCGCAGGCCGAAGCCGTCATCATCCCGCATGAGCTGCTGGAGAGCCTCTACGTTAATCGAGCCGCCGCCTTCTACCAGATG AGGGAGTATGAGCGGGGCATTCAGGACTGTGAGAGCGCACTGTGTGTGTCGGAGGGCAGCCGCAGGGCTTTGTACCGAAAGGCGCTCTGCTTCAGGGAGTTGGGGCGGCTCAGAGAGGCGTACGAGAGTGGAACCAAATGTCTGCTTACAGCACCACAT gaTGTGCTGGTCATCGACCTGGCCCAGGATCTGGCCTGCAAGCTGGGCCTGAAGGGCCGTAAAGCCTACGTCAGCCCCCAGACCGAATCAGCCGCCATAGAAGGGGAGAGTCTCGGGGAGACTTCCCCGCCCACTGGAGAA ATGTCCTCCAACGGGCTGGAGTCCCTGGGCGACATGGGACCAG CGGACCTGTCCAACGCGCAGTGCATCCCCGCCCCTCTGGCCACGCCCATCCCGGTGAGCGACGACCCCACAACCACGGTGGTGACCTCGTGCACGGAGCTGTCGGAGAGCCCCAGCAGCCAGACGCTGCCGCCCATGCCGTACTCCGTCCCGGTGTCGGAGCACATGGACGAGTGCAGCAGCGTCATGAAGGACGGTCTGGACAGCATCTTGGACTGCATGCCAAAAAAAGTTAGTGAG AGTCCAGTTCAAGGTGCCATCCCCACCAACCTTCCCAACACGGCCGTCGGTCTTCGGCCTCCGTACTCGCCCGGCCTCCCGGCTCCGTCGCCCCAGCTTCCGCCAGCCTTCTTCAGCTCCCCCGTCAGCGACATGCCCCCCTTGGAGTCGTACCCACCAGTGCGGGACCAGGGCTCCACCCAAGCGCAGGACGCACTGGGAAGCTTTTCTACAGGGACCGCAGATGGTGAAGGGAAAGGAGTCGCTGCTGGTGGGCTGGACTCGCTGTCAGAGTACACACTACCTG GGGGACGAGTGTGTCACAGCTTCATCCCTGGAATGCGCAACCACAGCGCTGGGCACACG AATGGTCCGGGGGGAACCAACCTCTCTCTTCTCTCCAGGAATCCTCTGGCTGCCACTCACGAGTTTCGCCAGGCTTGTCATGCCTGCTACAGCCGAATAG GTCCTCGAGTGATGGACTACAAGTACCAGCCGGAGGCAGCTCACCGCTGCAAGAGGGACGTGCTGCTGTGTCGCCTCAGAAACACAGACGACCCCACCTGGAAGAGGATCCGCCCCAGGCCCGCTCGCAATAACTTCCTGGGGGCGTTTGTTCTCTGCAAAG AGGTGCAGGAGCGCCAGGAGTGCCAGTACGGCGAGAACTGCACGTTCGCGTACTGCCAGGAAGAGATCGACGTGTGGACGCAGGAGAGGAAGGGAGCGCTGAGCCGAGAGCTGCTGTTCGACCCGCTGGGCAGCACGGAGAGGCGCGCGCTCAGCGTCAccaggctgctgcagctgcacatGGGCATGTTCATGTTCCTCTGTGAG GAATGTTTCGACAGTAAGCCTCGGATCATCAGTAAACGCAGCAAAGAGAACCTGGCGGTCTGCTCAAACCTCACAGCACGGCACCCATTTGACGATAACAA GTGCCTGGTCCATGTGGTGAGGTCAGCCAACGTGCGTTACAGTAAGGTTCGGCCCCTGCACCCGCTCTGCCAGTTCGACATCTGCCGCCACGAGGTTCGCTACGGCTGCCAGCGCGAGGACAGCTGCTCCTTCGCTCACTCTGTCATCGAGCTCAAATGCTGGGTTCTGCAGCAGGACACTG GTATTACTCATGAAGAGATGGTGCAGGAGTCCAAACGACACTGGCAGAGGCTGGAGCAGAACTCCCAGAAGCAGCACAAG CCAATGCACATATCCCATCCGGGCAGCAGCCTACCAGCAGGGGGCATGGCGGGCCTCGGGGGCGGAGAGGGCGTGGTAGCCGGCGGAGTGGGTCCAGTGGGAGGTGTTGGGGTGGGggggctgacaggaaggggccGCCCCCTCAACCTGAAAATGAAGTTCGTCTGCGGCCAGTGCTGGCGAGAAGGTCAGGTCAACGAGCCCGACAAGAACCTCAAGTACTGCACAGCCAAAGCCCGGCACAG CTGGACGAAGGAGCGCAGAGTGCTGCTGGTGAAATCCTTCGAGAAGAAGAAGTGGGTCGTGGTGCGACCTCTGCCCTTCTCGCGCTCGTACCCACAGCAATACGAC atgtgtgtgcatgtgatgAAGCAGAAGAAGTGCCACTATATTGGGAACTGCTCCTTCGCACACAGCCTGGAGGAGAGAGACGTGTGGACGTACATGAAGAACAACAACT tgagAGACATGCAACAGATGTATGAACTGTGGCTGCAGCTCACCAATCAGAACCGACGGACGGAAAACTCCGCTGTAACTCCGCCCCCCGACGACAAGCAGGTCACCATAACAGCAGATTACACAGAAAACCTG GGAGGCCAGCATCTGTCAGACGGCGATGACCTCTGA
- the zc3h7bb gene encoding zinc finger CCCH domain-containing protein 7B isoform X2, translating into MMDPERQRRREEIQRAMSFIQSSLPFPEPESYEAFLMQLVCNLLDEGNCCFRDGDWRQAAQQYGEGVSVARYAQAEAVIIPHELLESLYVNRAAAFYQMREYERGIQDCESALCVSEGSRRALYRKALCFRELGRLREAYESGTKCLLTAPHDVLVIDLAQDLACKLGLKGRKAYVSPQTESAAIEGESLGETSPPTGEMSSNGLESLGDMGPADLSNAQCIPAPLATPIPVSDDPTTTVVTSCTELSESPSSQTLPPMPYSVPVSEHMDECSSVMKDGLDSILDCMPKKSPVQGAIPTNLPNTAVGLRPPYSPGLPAPSPQLPPAFFSSPVSDMPPLESYPPVRDQGSTQAQDALGSFSTGTADGEGKGVAAGGLDSLSEYTLPGGRVCHSFIPGMRNHSAGHTNGPGGTNLSLLSRNPLAATHEFRQACHACYSRIGPRVMDYKYQPEAAHRCKRDVLLCRLRNTDDPTWKRIRPRPARNNFLGAFVLCKEVQERQECQYGENCTFAYCQEEIDVWTQERKGALSRELLFDPLGSTERRALSVTRLLQLHMGMFMFLCEECFDSKPRIISKRSKENLAVCSNLTARHPFDDNKCLVHVVRSANVRYSKVRPLHPLCQFDICRHEVRYGCQREDSCSFAHSVIELKCWVLQQDTGITHEEMVQESKRHWQRLEQNSQKQHKPMHISHPGSSLPAGGMAGLGGGEGVVAGGVGPVGGVGVGGLTGRGRPLNLKMKFVCGQCWREGQVNEPDKNLKYCTAKARHSWTKERRVLLVKSFEKKKWVVVRPLPFSRSYPQQYDMCVHVMKQKKCHYIGNCSFAHSLEERDVWTYMKNNNLRDMQQMYELWLQLTNQNRRTENSAVTPPPDDKQVTITADYTENLGGQHLSDGDDL; encoded by the exons ATGATGGATCCGGAACGACAGAGGCGACGAGAGGAGATCCAGAGGGCAATGAGCTTTATCCA GTCGTCGTTGCCCTTTCCTGAACCAGAGAGTTACGAG GCCTTCCTGATGCAGTTGGTGTGCAACTTGCTCGACGAGGGGAACTGCTGCTTTCGAGACGGCGACTGGCGTCAGGCGGCTCAGCAGTACGGGGAGGGGGTCAGCGTTGCCCGCTACGCGCAGGCCGAAGCCGTCATCATCCCGCATGAGCTGCTGGAGAGCCTCTACGTTAATCGAGCCGCCGCCTTCTACCAGATG AGGGAGTATGAGCGGGGCATTCAGGACTGTGAGAGCGCACTGTGTGTGTCGGAGGGCAGCCGCAGGGCTTTGTACCGAAAGGCGCTCTGCTTCAGGGAGTTGGGGCGGCTCAGAGAGGCGTACGAGAGTGGAACCAAATGTCTGCTTACAGCACCACAT gaTGTGCTGGTCATCGACCTGGCCCAGGATCTGGCCTGCAAGCTGGGCCTGAAGGGCCGTAAAGCCTACGTCAGCCCCCAGACCGAATCAGCCGCCATAGAAGGGGAGAGTCTCGGGGAGACTTCCCCGCCCACTGGAGAA ATGTCCTCCAACGGGCTGGAGTCCCTGGGCGACATGGGACCAG CGGACCTGTCCAACGCGCAGTGCATCCCCGCCCCTCTGGCCACGCCCATCCCGGTGAGCGACGACCCCACAACCACGGTGGTGACCTCGTGCACGGAGCTGTCGGAGAGCCCCAGCAGCCAGACGCTGCCGCCCATGCCGTACTCCGTCCCGGTGTCGGAGCACATGGACGAGTGCAGCAGCGTCATGAAGGACGGTCTGGACAGCATCTTGGACTGCATGCCAAAAAAA AGTCCAGTTCAAGGTGCCATCCCCACCAACCTTCCCAACACGGCCGTCGGTCTTCGGCCTCCGTACTCGCCCGGCCTCCCGGCTCCGTCGCCCCAGCTTCCGCCAGCCTTCTTCAGCTCCCCCGTCAGCGACATGCCCCCCTTGGAGTCGTACCCACCAGTGCGGGACCAGGGCTCCACCCAAGCGCAGGACGCACTGGGAAGCTTTTCTACAGGGACCGCAGATGGTGAAGGGAAAGGAGTCGCTGCTGGTGGGCTGGACTCGCTGTCAGAGTACACACTACCTG GGGGACGAGTGTGTCACAGCTTCATCCCTGGAATGCGCAACCACAGCGCTGGGCACACG AATGGTCCGGGGGGAACCAACCTCTCTCTTCTCTCCAGGAATCCTCTGGCTGCCACTCACGAGTTTCGCCAGGCTTGTCATGCCTGCTACAGCCGAATAG GTCCTCGAGTGATGGACTACAAGTACCAGCCGGAGGCAGCTCACCGCTGCAAGAGGGACGTGCTGCTGTGTCGCCTCAGAAACACAGACGACCCCACCTGGAAGAGGATCCGCCCCAGGCCCGCTCGCAATAACTTCCTGGGGGCGTTTGTTCTCTGCAAAG AGGTGCAGGAGCGCCAGGAGTGCCAGTACGGCGAGAACTGCACGTTCGCGTACTGCCAGGAAGAGATCGACGTGTGGACGCAGGAGAGGAAGGGAGCGCTGAGCCGAGAGCTGCTGTTCGACCCGCTGGGCAGCACGGAGAGGCGCGCGCTCAGCGTCAccaggctgctgcagctgcacatGGGCATGTTCATGTTCCTCTGTGAG GAATGTTTCGACAGTAAGCCTCGGATCATCAGTAAACGCAGCAAAGAGAACCTGGCGGTCTGCTCAAACCTCACAGCACGGCACCCATTTGACGATAACAA GTGCCTGGTCCATGTGGTGAGGTCAGCCAACGTGCGTTACAGTAAGGTTCGGCCCCTGCACCCGCTCTGCCAGTTCGACATCTGCCGCCACGAGGTTCGCTACGGCTGCCAGCGCGAGGACAGCTGCTCCTTCGCTCACTCTGTCATCGAGCTCAAATGCTGGGTTCTGCAGCAGGACACTG GTATTACTCATGAAGAGATGGTGCAGGAGTCCAAACGACACTGGCAGAGGCTGGAGCAGAACTCCCAGAAGCAGCACAAG CCAATGCACATATCCCATCCGGGCAGCAGCCTACCAGCAGGGGGCATGGCGGGCCTCGGGGGCGGAGAGGGCGTGGTAGCCGGCGGAGTGGGTCCAGTGGGAGGTGTTGGGGTGGGggggctgacaggaaggggccGCCCCCTCAACCTGAAAATGAAGTTCGTCTGCGGCCAGTGCTGGCGAGAAGGTCAGGTCAACGAGCCCGACAAGAACCTCAAGTACTGCACAGCCAAAGCCCGGCACAG CTGGACGAAGGAGCGCAGAGTGCTGCTGGTGAAATCCTTCGAGAAGAAGAAGTGGGTCGTGGTGCGACCTCTGCCCTTCTCGCGCTCGTACCCACAGCAATACGAC atgtgtgtgcatgtgatgAAGCAGAAGAAGTGCCACTATATTGGGAACTGCTCCTTCGCACACAGCCTGGAGGAGAGAGACGTGTGGACGTACATGAAGAACAACAACT tgagAGACATGCAACAGATGTATGAACTGTGGCTGCAGCTCACCAATCAGAACCGACGGACGGAAAACTCCGCTGTAACTCCGCCCCCCGACGACAAGCAGGTCACCATAACAGCAGATTACACAGAAAACCTG GGAGGCCAGCATCTGTCAGACGGCGATGACCTCTGA